From a single Zygotorulaspora mrakii chromosome 2, complete sequence genomic region:
- the OXA1 gene encoding membrane insertase OXA1 (similar to Saccharomyces cerevisiae OXA1 (YER154W); ancestral locus Anc_8.206), whose product MLRFCIQRTSSRFGTNLFLGAAWVGPSRVAGIRHQSSTPGKSQITELQTQLPSVDDIGEISSSISDQIAVAVGETSNHIGYLQSIGLAKTWWWPPDVIQHALETVHVYTGLPWWGTICTVTILVRLLMFPVYVKSSDTIARNSHIKPELDKITAQIMATTELVEGQKYALKRKKLLADNGIKNRWLAAPMLQIPVALGFFSGIREMANHPVDGFVNQGAAWFTDLSQADPYLGLQVITAAVLISFTRLGGETGAQQFTPAMKKFFTMLPLLSIPATMNLSAGVVLYFAVNGTFSVLQTLTLRNKWVRRKLNIAEVMKNPQSTSTPAKGIIESFRENMAKAREQAERRQLMQDREKEQQEKTKELKENSRIKIVRRSDLNKKKQL is encoded by the exons ATGCTTAGATTTTGTATTCAACGTACCTCCTCCAGATTT GGAACAAACCTCTTTTTAGGAGCTGCATGGGTTGGTCCATCGAGAGTTGCTGGAATAAGACACCAATCTTCGACACCGGGAAAATCTCAAATCACGGAACTTCAAACTCAATTACCTTCAGTTGATGATATTGGCGAAATTTCTTCGTCAATTTCTGATCAAATAGCTGTTGCGGTTGGCGAAACTTCGAACCATATTGGCTATTTGCAGAGTATTGGATTGGCCAAGACTTGGTGGTGGCCTCCTGATGTGATTCAGCATGCCTTAGAAACTGTGCATGTATACACTGGCTTGCCTTGGTGGGGCACAATCTGCACTGTTACGATTTTAGTCCGTTTGCTGATGTTTCCAGTGTACGTCAAGTCCTCTGACACCATAGCTCGTAATTCTCACATAAAACCCGAGCTCGATAAGATAACTGCACAGATAATGGCAACAACGGAGTTGGTTGAAGGTCAGAAATATGctctcaaaagaaagaagctTTTAGCTGATAATGGCATCAAAAATAGATGGCTGGCGGCTCCTATGCTACAAATTCCAGTTGCTTTGGGATTTTTCAGCGGTATTAGAGAAATGGCAAACCATCCCGTTGATGGCTTTGTTAATCAAGGTGCTGCCTGGTTTACTGATTTAAGTCAAGCAGACCCTTATCTTGGTTTGCAAGTGATAACAGCAGCAGTCTTAATTTCGTTCACAAGATTAGGTGGTGAAACAGGTGCCCAGCAATTTACGCCCGCtatgaaaaagtttttcaCAATGTTGCCATTACTTTCTATTCCAGCTACAATGAACTTGTCCGCGGGCGTTGTCCTTTATTTCGCAGTCAATGGTACATTCTCAGTTCTTCAAACTCTAACTTTAAGAAATAAGTGGGTCAGAAGGAAACTGAACATAGCGGAAGTCATGAAAAATCCACAATCCACTAGCACACCGGCCAAAGGTATTATCGAGTCCTTTAGAGAAAACATGGCTAAAGCAAGAGAGCAAGCTGAGAGAAGGCAATTGATGCAAGACAGAGAAAAGGAACAGCAAGAAAAAACCAAAGAATTAAAAGAAAACAGCAGGATCAAGATTGTCCGTAGATCTGATcttaacaaaaaaaaacaattgtAA
- the PET122 gene encoding Pet122p (similar to Saccharomyces cerevisiae PET122 (YER153C); ancestral locus Anc_8.205): MSGILVFKRCLSDAQRKDILLDCLNNKFDKVLSTIRKIAPADMDYSILQTILSRGCYHGHIESVSHIWYKYVRREKSLIVSPPLLCEIGTLALNEGKYYLPKQLHYHFKLFFGPESNSSLGQYTEYELLRIKVESFAKGTSSSTNFREKWKVFLEDVDHHFPPDFRLSVWDYPHLARSIPQGDDDRIVKMLFTEDQIEIVNNHTLPLLLNMILLQKQHSIERKFNLFRRFHQFCPILKYDDTLTILLRQCELACDGYRMNVLLEYVQDNKMPQLCRKASEIMLRARKQTNHATIPV, from the coding sequence ATGTCCGGAATTTTAGTGTTCAAGAGATGTCTAAGCGATGCACAAAGGAAAGATATTTTATTAGACTGCTTGAACAATAAGTTTGATAAAGTACTTTCCACAATCAGAAAAATTGCGCCGGCTGACATGGATTATTCCATTTTACAAACTATCTTATCCAGAGGTTGTTATCATGGTCACATTGAATCTGTGTCCCATATATGGTATAAATATGTGAGGAGGGAAAAATCACTCATTGTGTCACCTCCATTGCTGTGTGAGATCGGGACCCTCGCCCTGAATGAGGGCAAATATTACCTTCCAAAACAATTGCATTaccatttcaaattattttttggcCCTGAATCAAATTCTAGTTTGGGTCAATATACAGAATACGAATTGCTGAGAATAAAGGTGGAAAGTTTTGCAAAGGGCACATCAAGCTCAACAAACTTCAGGGAGAAATGGAAGGTATTTCTAGAAGATGTAGACCATCACTTTCCGCCAGATTTTAGGCTCAGTGTGTGGGACTACCCACATTTGGCAAGAAGCATCCCCCaaggtgatgatgatagAATAGTTAAAATGCTATTTACAGAAGATCAGATTGAAATCGTAAATAATCACACTCTTCCCTTGTTGCTAAATATGATTCTCCTGCAAAAGCAGCACAGCATCGAACGcaaattcaatttatttAGAcgatttcatcaattctGTCCAATACTAAAGTACGACGATACATTGACCATTTTACTCAGGCAGTGTGAACTTGCTTGTGATGGCTACCGCATGAATGTGCTGCTTGAGTATGTTCAAGATAACAAGATGCCGCAGCTGTGTCGCAAGGCCTCGGAAATTATGCTTCGTGCAAGGAAGCAAACGAATCATGCAACAATACCGGTTTAA
- the NSA1 gene encoding ribosome biosynthesis protein NSA1 (similar to Saccharomyces cerevisiae NSA1 (YGL111W); ancestral locus Anc_6.144), producing the protein MRLLAGCADGGSLKEIICKSGTDTAKQTAPQPLYAEASLSEGLKSAIEHIEVISEDHLLLSRCNGSLELVQFSRHKKEQAEKGKEPELPTPSAETENEYEVSEFEVVHAINGLTNDSRLEPLYEASKKRVKLCDGFVSLQLVPSSEDTYLAVTRSGLIHIVQVNLQKNQLLKLNTLEVKAPLEFAQLNDCDDRVSGDRYILGYGGEENLVKIVAIDSDFSKLTQIWEAKNVKNDRLDLRVPVWPVGLKFIKSFQSKMSDATKLNFQFAVITRFSHLGLYRTQHGRKPMKYIDLLPNREPLNQLLLIGKESTPLGNLLAEDFCNFCIITADTKHNVYKFNVDGRLESKFGQNDMTGASTFIGLSSGKYLLQGGLDRYARVYELSTSERLAKIYVGGHVNSLNLINDDIGTSAEGRTDGAKNKRHREPEDDAQVADLLWNELDVKNRKKKKASK; encoded by the coding sequence ATGCGGTTATTGGCTGGCTGTGCAGACGGTGGCTCATTAAAGGAAATAATTTGTAAATCTGGCACTGATACTGCAAAACAAACAGCACCCCAGCCGCTTTATGCTGAAGCATCCTTATCAGAAGGACTCAAAAGTGCAATTGAACATATAGAAGTTATTTCTGAGGATCATTTACTTTTGTCGAGATGTAACGGGTCTTTAGAGCTGGTGCAGTTTAGCAGACATAAGAAAGAACAAGCAGAAAAGGGAAAGGAGCCTGAACTCCCAACTCCTTCTGCggaaactgaaaatgagTATGAGGTGTCTGAATTTGAAGTAGTTCATGCTATAAACGGATTAACAAACGACAGCAGATTGGAACCACTATATGAGGCATCTAAAAAAAGAGTGAAGTTGTGCGATGGATTTGTCTCTCTGCAACTTGTACCGTCTTCAGAAGATACCTATCTTGCAGTCACCAGGTCTGGACTAATACATATAGTTCAAGTCAATctgcaaaagaatcaaCTTCTCAAATTAAATACTTTAGAAGTCAAAGCACCGCTAGAATTTGCACAATTGAACGATTGTGATGATAGGGTAAGTGGCGATAGATACATACTCGGTTACGGAGGAGAAGAGAATTTAGTTAAGATAGTGGCAATTGACTCAGACTTTTCTAAGTTGACCCAAATCTGGGAGGCTAAAAATGTGAAGAATGATAGATTGGACTTAAGAGTACCCGTATGGCCAGTTGGactcaaattcatcaaatcgTTCCAATCGAAAATGTCAGATGCTACTAAACTAAATTTCCAGTTTGCTGTAATAACACGTTTCTCTCACCTGGGACTTTACAGGACACAACATGGAAGAAAACCaatgaaatatattgatTTACTTCCTAATAGAGAACCTCTAAACCAGTTACTGCTCATCGGAAAAGAATCCACCCCTTTAGGAAATTTACTTGCAGAGGATTTCTGTAACTTTTGTATTATCACTGCCGATACTAAGCACAATGTTTACAAGTTCAATGTAGACGGTCGTCTCGAATCGAAATTTGGCCAAAATGATATGACAGGGGCTTCGACATTCATAGGCTTATCTTCAGGAAAATATTTACTTCAAGGAGGACTTGACAGGTATGCTCGTGTTTACGAACTCTCTACTTCCGAAAGACTGGCAAAGATCTACGTGGGTGGCCACGTCAACTCTTTGAATCTCATTAACGATGACATAGGAACGAGTGCGGAAGGAAGGACGGATGGGGCCAAGAACAAAAGGCATCGTGAACCAGAAGATGATGCACAAGTTGCAGATTTGTTATGGAATGAACTTGATGTCAAAAACcgtaaaaaaaaaaaagcttctAAATAA
- a CDS encoding 2-aminoadipate transaminase (similar to Saccharomyces cerevisiae YER152C; ancestral locus Anc_8.204) produces the protein MSMDIPGVFNFFKGHPSFRLLPNRAVIAATTKLLDPEFRDYDDDTNNRHPLTYGSDEGAYWVRDAITTFNNDQTFRFQKDDRGRSKPEFLNLDSGASYGVLSILLQTTLPHTGYTKQAFVVTPTYFLINSCFIDAGFSGKITAIDEIGNGEINIDLLERKLEQFEKDPKDSQGEEALKPIMNPLRKGQKKIYKYVMYCIPTFSNPSGSSYSEETKLKLIDIARKYDMLIITDDVYDMLTFEEPFDELPKPLIRFVQLDRRSNEDPESYGNTVSNATFSKLIAPGLRFGYHETVTDKLAAQLSHGGANTSGGTPSQLNSMIVGTMLLNGSAAKVLSRFREEFANRAEALYESIKKFLPKETMFEMPKGGYFSWLTLPEGYDAREIGKIAYETYGIILANGSDFEVIGDERNWGARSIRMSISFLEVDAISSGIELLGKVCQEYASKKGIEF, from the coding sequence ATGAGTATGGATATTCCTGGCgtgttcaatttctttaaaGGGCATCCATCATTCAGGTTATTACCAAATAGAGCTGTTATCGCTGCTACAACAAAACTATTAGACCCAGAATTCAGGGATTATGATGACGATACGAATAATAGGCATCCTTTAACGTATGGGTCTGATGAAGGTGCGTATTGGGTTCGTGATGCAATCACCACGTTCAACAATGATCAAACATTCCGATTTCAGAAGGACGACAGAGGACGATCGAAACCCGAGTTTTTAAATCTTGATTCAGGAGCGTCTTATGGTGTGCTGAGTATACTGTTGCAAACTACGTTACCACATACTGGCTATACAAAACAAGCATTTGTCGTCACACCGACCTACTTTTTGATCAACAGTTGTTTTATCGATGCAGGGTTCTCCGGCAAGATAACAGCCATTGACGAGATTGGTAACGGAGAGATCAATATCGACCTATTAGAGAGAAAATTGGAACAATTTGAGAAGGATCCAAAGGACTCTCAGGGAGAAGAAGCTTTAAAACCGATCATGAATCCCCTCAGAAAAGGtcagaagaaaatatataaGTACGTGATGTATTGTATCCCCACCTTTTCCAATCCTTCTGGATCCTCATATTCGGAGGAGACAaagctgaaattgattgatATCGCCCGTAAGTATGATATGCTGATTATTACAGATGACGTGTACGATATGTTGACATTCGAGGAACCGTTTGATGAGCTACCCAAGCCTCTCATCCGATTTGTCCAGTTAGATAGAAGAAGTAACGAGGATCCCGAGAGCTATGGTAATACGGTGTCTAATGCGACGTTTTCGAAACTGATTGCACCGGGGCTTAGATTTGGCTATCACGAAACAGTTACAGACAAACTAGCAGCCCAGTTGTCTCATGGGGGTGCAAACACGTCTGGTGGAACTCCGTCACAACTGAACTCTATGATTGTCGGTACTATGTTACTTAATGGATCTGCTGCTAAAGTCCTCTCCAGATTCAGGGAAGAATTTGCGAACAGAGCAGAAGCACTATATGAatcaatcaaaaagtttCTACCGAAGGAGACAATGTTCGAAATGCCCAAGGGTGGGTACTTTAGTTGGTTGACATTACCTGAAGGGTACGATGCAAGAGAAATAGGTAAGATAGCTTACGAAACATATGGAATTATACTTGCAAATGGTTCTGACTTTGAAGTCATAGGTGATGAGAGAAACTGGGGTGCTAGAAGTATCAGAATGTCTATTAGCTTTCTTGAAGTTGATGCCATAAGTAGTGGTATCGAGTTATTAGGCAAGGTCTGTCAAGAGTATGCGAGTAAAAAGGGGATTGAATTTTAA
- the CUE3 gene encoding Cue3p (similar to Saccharomyces cerevisiae CUE3 (YGL110C); ancestral locus Anc_6.145): MYKKHIPEFNGDVSKISLPIVKFPPFKLRALLIEKDPVVWLHCLETYVIYLQYLMDQNNVEKLDDSTHNELCIFVKSYISEMAEEEGRLLSLGMNHEVSQQLFLLRVYIFLLIKKCGLLYLQLFNESLWDVIKFYVGKNPDTVRALVLGTLKPQINTQKAQLDRVSQIQYYLKHRVEQGKFTRVDLKAFEALLSQKSQQPNLLPREFLTTLWIETLESWWAKGKGKFSAIAQQLLIVSLLSASVGDICETIEQLGISNIETLSLYSLFGSILLNESFQREIPAIVPKLHFLQFTNYNDEMIEGANTEVHFEAISTLLELFPNLTKAQISRLLSKYDGNVQSATNAVLENPNFANEMSTGELNNVDEETPEESGPSDEDLELQDPNVNPRMNATKGASKRVPDELKNNIITRALNLLYEKDEDEYDDTYDEAEATTGSKGQPSYTNADVDDSTSASEHSVSRYDKIEGILWELLKQDSSLFAREKRGTKSRKDIRQRTGWSDEQIEGWARMLERSPQRARILEEKFMFKGNEKTGKTAYVKNRDNSQLAERGADNQKPAVTKYETPMAKKRQQARNEKHKSSKGNHNRKSGHDKKIYKASA; this comes from the coding sequence ATGTACAAAAAGCATATTCCAGAATTCAATGGAGACGTATCCAAGATTTCACTACCTATAGTAAAGTTTCCACCATTTAAGCTGAGAGCTTTActaattgaaaaagaccCCGTCGTTTGGCTACACTGTTTGGAAACCTATGTCATCTATCTTCAGTATCTAATGGATCAAAACAATGTTGAGAAACTTGATGATTCAACTCATAATGAGCTCTGTATTTTTGTGAAAAGTTATATCTCCGAAATGGCGGAAGAAGAAGGGAGACTACTGAGCTTGGGAATGAATCATGAGGTATCTCAGCAATTATTCCTTTTGAGAGTTTACATCTTTCttctgataaaaaaatgtggaCTGCTGTATCTGCAACTATTTAACGAATCTCTCTGGGACGTTATCAAATTCTACGTTGGCAAGAATCCCGACACTGTCAGAGCACTAGTCCTTGGAACTTTGAAACCACAAATTAATACGCAAAAAGCTCAGCTAGATAGAGTTTCGCAGATACAGTATTACCTGAAGCATAGAGTTGAACAAGGAAAATTCACAAGAGTTGATTTGAAAGCGTTTGAGGCGCTATTGAGTCAAAAGTCCCAGCAACCAAACCTACTCCCCAGGGAGTTCTTGACGACCTTGTGGATTGAAACCCTGGAATCCTGGTGGGCTAAGGGGAAAGGAAAGTTTAGTGCTATCGCTCAACAGCTGTTAATTGTTTCACTATTGTCGGCTTCTGTAGGTGATATTTGTGAAACAATTGAACAGCTAGGAATAAGCAATATAGAAACTTTATCATTATATTCACTGTTTGGCTCCATACTGTTAaatgaatcttttcaaagagaaattcCCGCAATAGTACCCAAActccattttttgcaattcaCGAAttataatgatgaaatgatTGAAGGGGCAAATACGGAGGTACATTTCGAGGCTATTTCCACTTTGCTAGAGCTTTTTCCTAATCTTACCAAAGCACAGATTTCGCGGCTGCTTAGTAAATATGATGGGAATGTCCAATCGGCCACAAATGCTGTGCTAGAAAATCCGAATTTTGCTAATGAAATGTCCACTGGTGAATTAAATAAtgttgatgaagaaactcCCGAAGAATCAGGTCCATCAGACGAAGATTTAGAGCTACAGGATCCGAACGTAAACCCCCGTATGAATGCAACCAAGGGCGCATCGAAACGAGTACCGGAtgagctgaaaaataatataattACCAGGGCACTGAATTTGCTTTACGAAAAGGATGAGGACGAGTACGATGATACTTATGACGAGGCTGAGGCAACGACGGGGTCAAAAGGACAGCCGAGTTATACTAATGCAGATGTCGATGACAGTACTTCGGCTTCTGAGCACAGTGTATCGAGATAcgataaaattgaaggtATTCTGTGGGAGTTATTGAAGCAAGATAGTAGTCTTTTCGCGAGAGAAAAGAGGGGCACCAAATCTAGAAAGGATATTAGACAGAGAACAGGTTGGTCTGACGAACAAATAGAAGGCTGGGCCAGAATGTTGGAGAGATCGCCCCAAAGAGCTAGGATACTAGAAGAGAAGTTTATGTTCAAAGGTAACGAGAAGACAGGTAAAACAGCATACGTAAAAAATAGGGACAATAGTCAGCTGGCTGAAAGAGGAGCGGATAATCAGAAACCTGCTGTCACAAAGTATGAGACTCCAATGGCTAAAAAGAGGCAACAGGCGAGAAACGAAAAACATAAAAGCTCCAAAGGAAATCATAATCGTAAATCTGGTCAcgacaaaaaaatttacaAAGCTTCCGCCTAG
- the SHU2 gene encoding Shu2p (similar to Saccharomyces cerevisiae SHU2 (YDR078C); ancestral locus Anc_8.203), with product MAGGQSMNYSKLFSRLINKNGQMDDTIASFLYYMFPKEMFVRALSLIESSNMFIYAFDIQEVNSRAMEPSDSASTNPDESVRQNSSESTSFVPANKPSSPHSATTHVLVAPIYENDSELLYRLIVKADSDTDPSVYVDLTNWFCSCEEFANGFLEHGLNGTSKEDDIAQRLTREVTELQDFSDDRFAQLDAHSLSKQRYFHHDKVMCPHLLAFSILLRSSPSVLQYFAVNKGQVLLIPITNMDEWLKLHINIVA from the coding sequence ATGGCTGGGGGGCAGTCCATGAATTACAGTAAGCTTTTCAGTCGATtaataaacaaaaatggTCAGATGGACGACACCATTGCATCCTTTCTATACTATATGTTCCCAAAGGAGATGTTTGTACGGGCTTTGTCACTCATCGAGTCTAGTAACATGTTTATATATGCATTCGATATCCAGGAAGTGAATTCCAGGGCAATGGAGCCCTCCGATTCTGCAAGTACAAATCCTGACGAATCTGTTCGACAGAATAGTTCGGAATCAACGTCTTTTGTTCCGGCAAACAAGCCCAGTTCACCACATTCAGCTACAACGCACGTACTGGTAGCCCCTATATATGAGAACGACTCTGAGCTTCTATATCGTCTGATTGTGAAGGCTGATAGTGACACAGATCCCTCAGTTTACGTCGATTTGACCAATTGGTTTTGCTCATGTGAAGAATTCGCGAATGGCTTCCTAGAGCATGGCCTCAACGGCACTTCTAAGGAAGATGACATTGCACAGAGGCTAACAAGAGAAGTTACTGAGTTGCAAGACTTCTCAGATGATCGGTTCGCTCAATTGGACGCACATAGCCTCTCAAAGCAGCGCTACTTCCATCATGATAAAGTTATGTGCCCCCATCTTCTGGCATTTTCGATACTTCTAAGATCGTCACCGTCAGTGCTCCAGTATTTTGCAGTAAACAAGGGCCAAGTTCTACTGATACCGATAACCAATATGGATGAATGGTTGAAGCTACACATTAACATTGTGGCTTGA
- the UBP3 gene encoding mRNA-binding ubiquitin-specific protease UBP3 (similar to Saccharomyces cerevisiae UBP3 (YER151C); ancestral locus Anc_8.202), protein MSAINSHDNGEESYSMYPKTSSPPLPSQGSMHFPAYQPPVPLYAYPQVPYMYAGQTPAYPFNMMNQNQMMYQGGAGGSMPQQNGSVGAKKKWSNDGNSGGSNTNMTSSKVPHYHHHQSSPSYHPASVSSHSNVNSPINSTATLTSRADQYKFFVPKTGPSEISMQLPLFFNTKEEDYSKARSKRHALRLRILQNSSEKEENYKFASKQKEDPKNIAEVTTAKDNIGSEISSHSKTGTSASLSTATSQATLPEIPPVASPPPAASTPNSVKVTSKSWSAVASNAVSRTKQVAVVSSLTESTCSSPTQSQLLSQQQSRVPQRKEGDYIPPSTKGAEPLGSIALRMCYDPDFIDYTLKSPAFEKNISIKSVVPRGIVNRANVCFMSSVLQVLLYCRPFVDILNVVGTRNPNTRVGIAQCKLLDACINIYKKFGKDSFENEKKISQKAKSLQQHQQAQDQQQDQSHQTSVIATAADAINPDEFYGSLSTIPKFKDLKWGHQEDAEEFLTHLLDQLHEEFISSIDSLTDNEIQNLLKSINDDQLRIFFIRNLPSYKKAEFNKNTSTQLKELLAKYDTITESDKENGWHEVSGSSRRGKKTKSAAKRTVEMEASPMSCLFGGQFRSVLDIPNNKESQSITLDPFQTIQLDISDKSINDLETAFKKFSEFEFLPFKSSSGDDVEAKKQTFIDKLPQVLLIQLKRFQFINNTDKNNSMVNYNAYNGRIEKICKKINYDHELIIPTESISSFTSQGEQDRRYTLTGVIYHHGLSSDGGHYTADVYNKEVDKWYRIDDVNIIELNKTDVLKGGEEGADSRTAYILMYQKS, encoded by the coding sequence ATGTCAGCCATCAACTCACATGATAATGGTGAAGAATCTTACTCAATGTATCCTAAGACATCTTCTCCACCGCTGCCATCACAAGGCAGTATGCATTTCCCAGCTTATCAGCCTCCAGTTCCGTTATATGCTTACCCCCAGGTTCCGTACATGTATGCAGGTCAAACTCCTGCATACCCATTCAATATGATGAATCAGAACCAGATGATGTATCAAGGAGGAGCTGGTGGCAGCATGCCGCAGCAGAACGGTAGCGTTGgtgcaaagaaaaaatggagcaACGATGGAAACTCTGGGGGTTCCAATACTAATATGACCTCCTCGAAGGTTCCTCATTACCATCATCACCAGTCTAGCCCAAGCTATCATCCTGCCTCTGTATCATCCCACTCAAATGTCAATTCCCCGATTAATTCGACCGCCACTTTGACGTCTCGTGCTGATCaatacaaattttttgttccAAAGACTGGTCCATCTGAGATTTCAATGCAGCTACCactgtttttcaatacaaaagaagaggattACTCCAAGGCTAGATCGAAGAGGCATGCGTTGAGGTTACGTATTTTGCAGAATAGCAGcgagaaagaagaaaactaCAAATTCGCCAGCAAGCAAAAGGAGGATCCTAAAAATATTGCAGAGGTGACAACTGCTAAAGACAACATTGGATCAGAAATATCGTCTCATTCGAAAACTGGCACGTCTGCTTCTTTGAGCACTGCGACATCTCAAGCAACTCTACCTGAGATACCACCTGTTGCAAGTCCTCCCCCAGCAGCATCTACCCCTAACTCCGTCAAAGTCACTTCTAAATCATGGTCAGCAGTGGCATCCAATGCGGTTTCAAGAACAAAGCAAGTAGCAGTCGTTAGTAGCCTTACAGAATCAACTTGTTCCTCGCCAACTCAATCCCAATTGTTGTCACAGCAACAGTCGCGTGTGcctcaaagaaaagaaggtgATTATATTCCACCATCAACTAAAGGAGCAGAACCGTTAGGATCCATTGCATTGAGGATGTGTTATGATCCTGATTTTATTGATTATACATTGAAGAGTCCAGCATTCGAGAAAAATATCTCTATTAAATCCGTCGTACCACGAGGCATTGTTAACAGAGCAAATGTATGCTTTATGAGCTCTGTCCTCCAAGTTCTTTTGTATTGCAGACCTTTTGTTGATATATTAAACGTTGTAGGTACTAGAAATCCCAACACAAGAGTAGGTATTGCACAGTGCAAATTATTAGATGCCTGCATCAACATTTATAAGAAATTTGGCAAagattcttttgaaaatgaaaaaaagatttccCAAAAAGCTAAATCATTGCAGCAACACCAACAAGCGCAAGATCAACAACAAGATCAGTCTCATCAAACATCTGTAATAGCAACAGCTGCGGATGCCATTAATCCTGATGAGTTCTATGGATCTCTTTCAACCATACCTAAATTTAAAGATCTCAAGTGGGGCCATCAAGAAGATGCGGAAGAATTTTTGACTCATTTGTTAGATCAACTGCATGAGGAatttatttcttccatCGATTCACTAACGGATaatgaaattcaaaatcttttaaaaaGCATCAATGATGACCAGCTTagaattttctttattaGAAATTTACCAAGCTATAAAAAAGCAGAGTTCAACAAGAATACATCAACTCAATTGAAAGAGCTGCTTGCAAAATATGACACCATTACAGAAAgtgataaagaaaatggcTGGCACGAAGTTAGTGGAAGCAGTCGAAGAGGCAAAAAGACGAAATCTGCTGCCAAAAGAACAGTTGAAATGGAAGCATCTCCAATGTCCTGTCTTTTCGGAGGGCAATTTCGCTCTGTTTTAGATATCCCAAATAACAAAGAGTCTCAGTCAATCACGCTAGACCCCTTCCAGACAATTCAGCTAGATATCTCTGATAAATCTATCAACGACCTAGAGACggctttcaaaaaattcagcGAATTTGAGTTTCTTCCATTTAAATCTTCCTCAGGTGATGACGTTGAAGCTAAAAAGCAAACTTTCATTGACAAACTTCCTCAAGTATTACTTATCCAATTAAAGAGGTTCCAATTCATCAACAATACGGATAAAAACAACAGCATGGTCAACTACAATGCATACAATGGTcgtattgaaaaaatttgtaaaaaaatcaattatGATCATGAACTTATAATACCGACAGAATCGATCTCATCGTTTACTTCACAAGGAGAGCAAGATAGAAGGTACACGTTAACAGGTGTCATATACCATCACGGTTTGAGTTCAGATGGTGGTCATTACACTGCAGATGTGTACAATAAGGAGGTTGACAAATGGTATAGGATAGACGATGTTAACATTATAGAATTAAATAAGACAGATGTCTTAAAAGGTGGTGAAGAGGGTGCCGATTCTAGAACGGCATATATTTTAATGTATCAGAAAAGCTAA